The segment TCATCATAGCGATGAAAAATCCACTGTGCCAATTCCAATCCAGCAATCACACCATCACCTTTGATGATGAGTTTGGCCTCCTGAATCAAGTCAGATGGAATAGCCGCTAGTGTGCTATGATCTCCTTCCCCTATGTCTTCTTGAAGTGCCGCATCAATGAATTGATTGATGGCAGATTTTGTCAGATAATCGATTTTCACGGCGCAAAAATATACAAGCCATTTATTTTATGCACCAGCGGTATGAATATTTTGCCAGTCTTAGTACTTTGCTGCTCTGACATAACCCCAAATTATGACCACCATTACAGGACAATACATCGACCTTTTCCTCCAAACCACCTATCCTGCGCAGATTGAAATCAAAAATGGCAGGATTTATCGTGTGTCAAAAATAACACAAGCACCTGACCAATACATCCTACCGGGTTTTGTAGATGCCCACGTGCATGTAGAGAGTTCTATGCTCGTGCCCTCTGAGTTTGCACGTATGGCGGTGGTACATGGCACGGTAGGCACCATCTCTGACCCTCATGAGATAGGCAATGTGCTAGGTGTGAAAGGAGTAGAATACATGATCGCCAATGGCAAGGAGGTCAATTTCAAATTCTATTTTGGGGCTCCCTCCTGTGTGCCTGCCACGACGTTTGAGACCGCAGGTGCGGAAATCTCTGTTGCGGACATAGAATACCTACTCAGCAAAGATGAGGTCGTGTACCTCGCAGAGATGATGAACTGGCCCGGAGTTTTGTTCAATGACAAAACTGTCTTTGACAAACTGGCAATTGCCAAACGACTAGGCAAACCCGTGGATGGTCATGCTCCAGGACTGAAAGGCGAGCAAGCACAACAATATGCTGCTGCAGGCATCTCCACAGATCACGAGTGTTTCACAATAGAAGAAGCTCAAGACAAACTCAGCTGTGGCATGAAAATTTTGATCCGAGAAGGAAGTGCGGCCAAAAATTTTGAAGCATTGATTCCTCTTCTCGATGGGCATTATCAGTCTATCATGTTTTGCTCTGATGATAAACATCCCGACAACCTCGAAGAAGGTCACATCAACCAACTCGTCAAACGATCTCTGGCCAAAGGCCACAACCTCTACAAAGTATTGCAAGCTGCCTGTGTCAACCCAGTTCAACACTACGGCATGGATATCGGACTGCTACGTCAGGGAGATCCTGCTGATTTCATCCTCATCGACAACCCTACTGATTTCAACATCCTTCAAACATGGATCAATGGAGAACTGGTTGCCAAAAATGGTCAAACCAAAATTCCTTCAGTCCCTGTTTCTGTGATCAATAATTTCCATTGTCAACTCAAGAAACCAGAAGACTTCAATCTCGAAATCACAGGGTCAAAAGTTAAGGTAATGGAAGCACTCGATGGTCAACTTATCACCAACCTGCTGACATATGACAGTGCCCTGATCGACAACCCCAATCAAACCAATACCGAGGAAGACATCCTGAAAGTAGTCGTGATCAACCGCTATCAAAATACCGCTCCCTCTATCGGATATATCAAAAATATGGGTCTAAAATCTGGCGCCATTGCCTCCTCCGTGGGGCATGACTCTCACAACATCATTGCCGTGGGAGTAGATGACAAGTCTATTTGCCGAGCGGTCAACAAAATCATTGCCTCTCAAGGTGGTGTCTCAGCAGTCAGTCCAGACATGGAGATGTTGCTGGAGCTGCCAGTCGCAGGCATCATGTCTGACCAAGACGGCTATCAAGTAGCCAAATCTTACTCAGCTATTGATCGCTTCGCCAAAGGACTAGGTTCTTCTCTGAATTCCCCATTCATGACACTGTCCTTTATGGCACTGCTTGTGATACCCAAAGCCAAAATGAGTGACTTAGGTTTTTTTGACGGAGAGCAATTCGAGTTTTTACAGGTTTTCACCGATTGATAAAAAAGTACATTACTTACATTCGCAGCATGCTAGAACTGATCTATATATTGAACCTCGTCGGCACGGTGGTTTTTGCCATCTCTGGTGCCCTGACTGCCTCTGATCACAAGATGGATGCCTTTGGTGCGGTGGTTATTGCCTTCATCACTGCGCTAGGTGGGGGTACGGTCAGAGATTTGTTGCTAGACAGTCATCCCATCGGGTGGATGGGAGACCCCAACTATCTCTATGCTGTGCTTTTTGCAGTACTTCTCAGTTACCTGTTCAAAAGATGGATCGCTAGTCTGCGCCGTACCATGTTTTTGTTTGACACCATAGGGATAGGTCTTTTTGCTGCTTTGGGTACTCAAAAGGCCCTCGGTTTCGACATGCATTTTACGATTGCCATCATGATGGGTGTCGTCTCATCGGTATTTGGTGGTGTGTTGAGAGATATTTTGACCAACAGAGTACCGCTGATTTTCAGAAAGGAGATATATGCCACCGCCTGTCTTGCTGGAGCCAGTCTCTATGTGATCCTGATTCAATTTCCCATTCCAGATTACTTGACCTTGATCATCCCTATTGTTCTCACGATGATCATCCGTCTCTTGGCAGTCAAATTCGAGTGGTCATTGCCAGGGATTAAATGAACGGACGCATCTGCATAGATTTTATTTCTCCATCGATACTTTAAATGCACTCAGTCCAGTTGGATTAGTTGATATAATTAGATTTTCTGCCAACTCAAATAAGTGAGATTGCGACTCATAGAAGTGCATCATATAACCTGCTGTATTAGGAAAACAGACTAAGTCACCAATTTGAGGAAGAGAAGGAAAAGCAATTTTTCGTTTGAGCAACACATCTGTTTCCAAACAATAGGCACCTACCAAATATGCATTCTCCACCGAATCGGTCTCGACTGACTCCTTCCGATTGATTGGGATCAAAATAGGATCCAAAAGAAAGTCCGCACTAGAACTACAGAGTTGGGTTTTGTTCATTTCCAACCCTACTAGTAGGTCACCATTAGAATCCCTTTTTCTAAAAACCACCTTTGCAAGTGTAATACCAGTCTGATCTACCAATGACCTACCAGGCTCTAAACGCAGCTCGATATTGCGGTCAACTAGACCCTGTGCCACGGTTCCATGAGCGGTAGGGCTTTCTAGAATCTGACGCAGCATGTGTTCTTTAGGTGTTGGGTTATAGTAAGGATAGGTTAGTAGTTGGCCTTCAATTGTTCCATTACTCCATGAATACCCCAAACCATTGTTCTGAAATGTGATAGGAGACCTCTCTCCGGCCAACGCCAGTTTTAGCTCTGCTTGAAAGTGGTTCCACTCTTCTTCTCTTTCTAAATAATTAGTCAAAAAACCACCGCCCATGTCTATGAATTTGGTTGACAATCCCATCGCTGAGATACTATCTACCACGTCAAACAACTGATCAAAAGCTGCCACTCTTTCCTCTATCTCATATCCATTGAGATGAAAATGCATGCCTTGATAAGACAAGTGCTGCGTTGTGCAAACATACTCTGTCACCACAGTCTCAATTTGGTTAATGTCAAACCCAAATCGACTATACATTTTTTCTCCATTGATCAAAAACCCACTCACTCTCAGCGCCACACGAGCCACTATATTCATACTAGCCGCCAAGTTTTTGATCGCATCTATTTCATCTTGATTATCTACCACAATCAACACTTGATTTTTGATAGCCAATACCAGTACGTCATTGGTTTTGATCGCGGCTGTCAGGACCAACTTGGCTGGATCGACCCCCATAGAAAGACACTGATTAAGTTCTTCGAAACTGGCTGTATCCACACCAAAACCATGATTTTTGGCTGTATTCACAAAAACTTTACACTTATTGGCCTTTCGCGCAAAAAACACTAAATGTGACAGCCCAAAAGATTCGATAACCTTTGCATATGCTTGATAGTTTTCTATGAAAGGATCTACATGATGCAGATTGAGTGGAGAACCATAGTCGGTCACCAACTGCTGATGAAGATTGGTCTCTCCCAAAAATGATTGAATCCAAGAATGAAGTGTTGGTGTGAGTTTGGGTAGTGGATCAACAATAGTTTGGCACATGACATTCGGTGTTTTTGATTTCATTTAGTACAAAGTCAGACCAATGACTGACGAAGTTGTTTCGTGATGGAGTAAGTGCGTCATTGTTGTAGGTCACACCTTCTGTAGGAGTACCCATGACTGCTATCGACATATTGACCTTGCCATTGGCATCTATGACGAAACCCTTTTTATCTAGCGCCAAACACCCTGGCATATGGCTGTCCTCGGAATCAACATCACTATTTCGATAAATGCAGATTTCCCCCTTTGATAAGAGCTGATGATACACACCCTCCTCTACATTACTCATATGAGTTTTCGGAATCCGCGCATTCACCATAGTATCCAAGTCATAAGCAGTTTCATCTATTTTAGAAACCAGTCTGGTACCTATATGATCTGTTTGATGTATCTGTGAAACTGCAGAAAAATGAATCAATCCCTGTTGAGCTAATGTAAGTATTTTTTCCATCGTGGTGTGTGGAGGTCCATAGGATACGCGGTGCAATCGCGGCGCATAGAAATTTTCAAACTTTTTTTGTGACTGGGGTGTCAACCCACCATGTGCATAAATATCCCCAAAAAGGCCAGCCGCAGCATTCCATACATCAGTCAACTCACTCAAAAAATGATGCCTAGACTTTTGTTTAGTTACATCCAGTCCCTCTTCTAAATACCCCACTATGAATCTATGGTATTCGATATCCGATTGGAACTCGACATCAGACAGTGGGTCAAAGAACTGATTGAGATCGAAACGCACAATATGTGGATATAGCATGTGAAACCATTCTATATCTTGTTGGATAGTGGCATAGGAATACGGTTGGTCAGTTTCCATAATTGAAGGATAGTTATACAACTCGAAAAGTTTCATATAATGAACGCGAACGTATTCTTGCCTGACCAAAGGCCATATCTCACTTTCAAAATCCAACTTTCCATTTTGAGATCCAAGTTCTGCCATACTGCTTGGCGTAAAAAATCGCAGCTGAAGTTTATTATTATCACCTGTACGCGGAATCATCGGCAGTCCATTTCTGCAAAATGGTAAAATCAGCCGCGGTTCCAACCCTGACTTTTCGTAGATCAGTTTGCCATCTATTGCAGTACTGAAGCGTCCTCCTCTACCCTCTGTCAGCGCCAATACACAATCCACAAAGGTGAGGCCCATACCTTTAATGCCAACTACTGATCCAGGAGCAACCCGATCCATCTTTTGCTCAACAGGATAAATAAACGAAATATAATTTGGCTTGGGAGCGTTGCTGACCAAGTGTCTTGAAGTAGTTGGGGCTGGTGTAGGATGTCCTGTAGTCAACAGTATGTATTGAAAAGTAGGATGTAGCGTTCTTACTCTTCCTGATTCATCTCTGATCACGAGCTGGTAGCCATTTGCATGACGATTCATATCTACCACTTCTCCCACTACTTCGCGCAGTGTGAGATTCGCAGGCATCTCCATTTTGATCCGTTCATAGCCATTGATCAAGTATCTGCCCACTAGGGAGCGTGATGGAAACGTATCACTCTTGATTGGCTCTGAAATATCACTGTTCAACTCTGACCACTGCTCAAAACTCAATGGCTGACACACTGCCGAAGGCTCTGCATCAGGTAACCACATATTAATTTGAGAGCTGGGAATGTTCATTTTGAGAAAATCAGGTTGAGAGGGATTGTAAACCTCTCCTGCTGCAAAATGGCGCGTACGATTAAAAATATGAACCACTATCTGACTTGTAGGCTGCACCTTCTTGCACTGTGCCACCAATCTTTCAAAACCATAGATACCTTTGGGTCCACCTCCAATAATAGCGATATAAACAGGAGACTCTGCAAGAGCATGTTCTGACCCCCATGTTGTATCATCTGTTGAATCAAATTTCATTTTCATGTGTGTCATACCATTCTGATAGTTTCGTCATTTCCGTTTCCACCCGACCAAAATTATGCTCCACCCACTCTGGGGAATAAATAGTGTCTAAGTATCTCTCCCCACTGTCACAAAGGATCATAGCACAGCGACTACCATCAGGTATCTGAGGGAGCATATGACCCACCGCATGTACAACTGCTCCAGAAGATCCCCCTGCCAAGATCGCTTCTTTGTGCAAGAGATGATGGCACCCTGAGATACA is part of the Reichenbachiella agarivorans genome and harbors:
- the ade gene encoding adenine deaminase encodes the protein MTTITGQYIDLFLQTTYPAQIEIKNGRIYRVSKITQAPDQYILPGFVDAHVHVESSMLVPSEFARMAVVHGTVGTISDPHEIGNVLGVKGVEYMIANGKEVNFKFYFGAPSCVPATTFETAGAEISVADIEYLLSKDEVVYLAEMMNWPGVLFNDKTVFDKLAIAKRLGKPVDGHAPGLKGEQAQQYAAAGISTDHECFTIEEAQDKLSCGMKILIREGSAAKNFEALIPLLDGHYQSIMFCSDDKHPDNLEEGHINQLVKRSLAKGHNLYKVLQAACVNPVQHYGMDIGLLRQGDPADFILIDNPTDFNILQTWINGELVAKNGQTKIPSVPVSVINNFHCQLKKPEDFNLEITGSKVKVMEALDGQLITNLLTYDSALIDNPNQTNTEEDILKVVVINRYQNTAPSIGYIKNMGLKSGAIASSVGHDSHNIIAVGVDDKSICRAVNKIIASQGGVSAVSPDMEMLLELPVAGIMSDQDGYQVAKSYSAIDRFAKGLGSSLNSPFMTLSFMALLVIPKAKMSDLGFFDGEQFEFLQVFTD
- a CDS encoding trimeric intracellular cation channel family protein, giving the protein MLELIYILNLVGTVVFAISGALTASDHKMDAFGAVVIAFITALGGGTVRDLLLDSHPIGWMGDPNYLYAVLFAVLLSYLFKRWIASLRRTMFLFDTIGIGLFAALGTQKALGFDMHFTIAIMMGVVSSVFGGVLRDILTNRVPLIFRKEIYATACLAGASLYVILIQFPIPDYLTLIIPIVLTMIIRLLAVKFEWSLPGIK
- a CDS encoding Y4yA family PLP-dependent enzyme: MKSKTPNVMCQTIVDPLPKLTPTLHSWIQSFLGETNLHQQLVTDYGSPLNLHHVDPFIENYQAYAKVIESFGLSHLVFFARKANKCKVFVNTAKNHGFGVDTASFEELNQCLSMGVDPAKLVLTAAIKTNDVLVLAIKNQVLIVVDNQDEIDAIKNLAASMNIVARVALRVSGFLINGEKMYSRFGFDINQIETVVTEYVCTTQHLSYQGMHFHLNGYEIEERVAAFDQLFDVVDSISAMGLSTKFIDMGGGFLTNYLEREEEWNHFQAELKLALAGERSPITFQNNGLGYSWSNGTIEGQLLTYPYYNPTPKEHMLRQILESPTAHGTVAQGLVDRNIELRLEPGRSLVDQTGITLAKVVFRKRDSNGDLLVGLEMNKTQLCSSSADFLLDPILIPINRKESVETDSVENAYLVGAYCLETDVLLKRKIAFPSLPQIGDLVCFPNTAGYMMHFYESQSHLFELAENLIISTNPTGLSAFKVSMEK
- a CDS encoding FAD/NAD(P)-binding protein, coding for MKFDSTDDTTWGSEHALAESPVYIAIIGGGPKGIYGFERLVAQCKKVQPTSQIVVHIFNRTRHFAAGEVYNPSQPDFLKMNIPSSQINMWLPDAEPSAVCQPLSFEQWSELNSDISEPIKSDTFPSRSLVGRYLINGYERIKMEMPANLTLREVVGEVVDMNRHANGYQLVIRDESGRVRTLHPTFQYILLTTGHPTPAPTTSRHLVSNAPKPNYISFIYPVEQKMDRVAPGSVVGIKGMGLTFVDCVLALTEGRGGRFSTAIDGKLIYEKSGLEPRLILPFCRNGLPMIPRTGDNNKLQLRFFTPSSMAELGSQNGKLDFESEIWPLVRQEYVRVHYMKLFELYNYPSIMETDQPYSYATIQQDIEWFHMLYPHIVRFDLNQFFDPLSDVEFQSDIEYHRFIVGYLEEGLDVTKQKSRHHFLSELTDVWNAAAGLFGDIYAHGGLTPQSQKKFENFYAPRLHRVSYGPPHTTMEKILTLAQQGLIHFSAVSQIHQTDHIGTRLVSKIDETAYDLDTMVNARIPKTHMSNVEEGVYHQLLSKGEICIYRNSDVDSEDSHMPGCLALDKKGFVIDANGKVNMSIAVMGTPTEGVTYNNDALTPSRNNFVSHWSDFVLNEIKNTECHVPNYC